In one window of Amblyomma americanum isolate KBUSLIRL-KWMA chromosome 9, ASM5285725v1, whole genome shotgun sequence DNA:
- the LOC144105734 gene encoding uncharacterized protein LOC144105734, with protein MSRVVPVAAQRSPSKKLAHLLRNECHPFYAGFRIVGRVHRLMGCCFLENLASADHEHVRARRASLYLLYPVCIWCYHLTIGVAIFVHTERHKQSMKDSDRLNKTIFVAFLSALNVEAGLNNVLLLLQAPKFVELLRICGLIELHTAVPPYVQRQTVRFAWTLLAFQAVVIVLNVGLNVYSAFGTALLLEEGHEMEPPLMKLAISNGVLGVAYLSFMCLSTRLLLMYVARAIVLYLGCIYRNLDQCLRSRSTPESRKVLLVDHMRVQLALLKSCVDLASSLLGPSLLFAYAYSVAILCAAAYYTIIPELQFRVRLFFFFFGSLHWLSILLPTVTAHRIKGAVIELRSAVQGISMADYSDDLLAQLRMMLNSIKHDDLKFTGCGFFVVDLSTFADIMGAVITYTVVLVQTNESYLRGSLEHCTNVTAA; from the exons ATGTCCCGCGTGGTGCCCGTCGCCGCCCAGAGGAGCCCCAGCAAGAAGCTCGCGCACTTGTTGCGGAACGAGTGCCACCCGTTCTACGCGGGCTTCCGCATCGTCGGCCGCGTGCATCGGCTGATGGGCTGCTGCTTCCTGGAGAACCTCGCCTCCGCCGACCACGAGCACGTGCGCGCCAGGAGGGCCAGCCTGTACCTGCTGTACCCGGTCTGCATCTGGTGCTACCACTTGA CCATCGGAGTGGCCATATTCGTGCACACGGAGCGGCACAAGCAAAGCATGAAGGACTCCGaccgcctcaacaagaccatctTCGTCGCGTTCCTGTCGGCCCTGAACGTGGAGGCTGGCCTCAAcaacgtgctgctgctgctgcaggcgcCCAAGTTTGTCGAGCTGCTGCGCATCTGCGGCCTCATCGAGCTGCACACCGCCGTGCCGCCCTACGTGCAGCGGCAGACGGTGCGCTTCGCATGGACCCTGTTGGCCTTCCAG GCTGTCGTGATCGTCCTGAACGTGGGGCTCAATGTCTACTCAGCCTTCGGCACAGCGCTGCTGTTGGAAGAAGGTCACGAGATGGAGCCGCCCTTGATGAAGCTGGCCATCAGCAACGGGGTCCTGGGCGTGGCGTACCTGTCGTTCATGTGCCTAAGCACGCGGCTGCTGCTCATGTACGTCGCGAGGGCCATCGTGCTCTACCTGGGCTGCATCTACAGGAACCTGGACCAGTGCCTCCGTTCGCGGAGCACCCCGGAGAGCAG GAAGGTTCTGCTGGTGGACCACATGCGGGTCCAGCTGGCGCTGCTCAAGAGCTGCGTGGACCTGGCCAGTTCGCTGCTGGGGCCCAGCCTGCTGTTCGCGTACGCCTACAGCGTGGCCATCCTGTGCGCCGCCGCCTACTACACCATCATCCCGGAGCTGCAGTTCCGCGTccgcctcttcttcttcttcttcgggTCGCTGCACTGGCTCAGCATCCTGCTGCCCACCGTCACGGCGCACCGGATCAAGGGAGCC gtaatcGAGCTGCGGAGCGCTGTTCAAGGGATCTCAATGGCAGACTACTCTGACGACCTCTTGGCACAG CTCCGGATGATGCTGAACAGCATCAAACACGACGACCTCAAGTTCACTGGTTGTGGCTTCTTCGTGGTCGACCTGTCCACTTTCGCTGAC ATAATGGGTGCTGTCATCACGTATACGGTCGTCTTGGTTCAGACGAACGAGAGCTACCTCAGGGGATCTCTCGAACATTGCACCAACGTCACTGCAGCATGA